One genomic window of Undibacterium cyanobacteriorum includes the following:
- the metG gene encoding methionine--tRNA ligase: MTRKLFVTTALPYANAPFHLGHIMEYIQADIWVRHQRMSGHEVNFVCADDAHGAPIMIAAEKAGLTPQEFVGQIAAGRKQYLDGFHIQFDNWHSTDGAENHELSQDIYRKLKAAGFITSKTIEQFYDPVKNMFLPDRYIKGECPKCGAKDQYGDSCEVCSAVYAPTELKNPYSVLTGATPVMKSSEHFFFKLSDQQCVDFLRGWALQDNRLQSEVANKCKEWLEGEGGLGDWDISRDAPYFGIEIPDQPGKYFYVWLDAPVGYLASLKNYFNKTGKDFAAFMADPSTEQIHFIGKDITYFHTLFWPAMLKFSGYKTPDRVYAHGFVTVSGEKMSKSRGTGISPLRYLDIGMNPEWLRYYFAAKLNAKVEDLDMNPDDFVARVNSDLIGKYINIASRASGFISKRFEGKLSMQWASGDDAFLNGLRAVASEIQALYEAREFGKALRAVMEQADVINAYVDANKPWELAKKEGSEAKLQEVCSRLLEAFRILTIYLKPVLPNLARGVEAQLNIAPLQWADVTVAMADQHIVNPYVHLMQRVEPSIFDQLFDAPAAPAAPATTTATPAADATQAASDAAAIEAIAPEIKIDDFAKIDLRIAKIVNCEHVEGSDKLLRLTLDVGEGKTRNVFSGIKSAYQPEQLVGKLTVMVANLAPRKMKFGMSEGMVLAASAADEKANPGLYILEPWPGAQPGMRVG; encoded by the coding sequence ATGACCCGCAAGCTGTTCGTCACCACTGCCCTGCCTTACGCAAACGCACCTTTCCATCTCGGCCATATCATGGAGTACATCCAGGCTGACATCTGGGTTCGTCATCAGCGAATGTCGGGCCACGAAGTCAATTTCGTGTGTGCAGACGATGCCCATGGCGCGCCGATCATGATTGCGGCGGAGAAAGCTGGTTTGACTCCACAAGAGTTCGTCGGTCAAATTGCCGCTGGACGCAAACAATATCTTGATGGATTCCATATTCAATTCGACAATTGGCATTCCACAGATGGCGCAGAAAACCACGAATTATCGCAAGACATCTACCGCAAGCTGAAAGCAGCGGGCTTCATCACCAGCAAAACCATCGAGCAATTTTACGATCCAGTAAAGAACATGTTCTTGCCGGATCGTTACATCAAAGGCGAATGCCCAAAATGTGGCGCCAAAGATCAATACGGCGATTCTTGCGAAGTGTGCTCTGCTGTATATGCCCCAACCGAATTGAAGAATCCGTATTCTGTCTTGACGGGTGCAACGCCGGTCATGAAATCGTCTGAGCACTTCTTCTTCAAACTCTCTGATCAGCAATGTGTTGATTTCTTGCGTGGCTGGGCTTTGCAAGATAATCGCTTGCAATCCGAAGTGGCGAACAAGTGCAAAGAATGGTTGGAAGGTGAAGGCGGCTTGGGCGATTGGGATATCAGTCGTGACGCGCCTTACTTCGGTATCGAAATTCCTGATCAACCAGGCAAATATTTCTATGTATGGCTCGATGCGCCTGTCGGTTATTTGGCTTCCTTGAAAAACTACTTCAACAAAACCGGTAAAGATTTTGCCGCCTTCATGGCCGATCCAAGCACCGAGCAAATTCACTTCATCGGCAAGGACATCACGTATTTCCACACTTTGTTCTGGCCTGCGATGTTGAAGTTCTCCGGCTACAAAACGCCGGATCGCGTCTACGCTCACGGTTTCGTGACCGTGTCCGGCGAGAAAATGTCGAAGTCTCGTGGCACCGGCATCTCGCCATTGCGCTACCTCGACATCGGCATGAATCCTGAATGGTTGCGTTACTATTTCGCAGCCAAATTGAACGCTAAGGTCGAAGATTTGGATATGAATCCCGATGACTTTGTCGCTCGCGTAAATTCCGATTTGATCGGTAAGTACATCAATATTGCGAGCCGTGCTTCTGGCTTTATCAGCAAACGCTTCGAAGGCAAACTCAGTATGCAATGGGCGAGCGGCGACGATGCTTTCTTGAATGGCTTGCGCGCGGTTGCTAGTGAAATTCAAGCGCTTTACGAAGCGCGTGAATTCGGCAAAGCCTTGCGTGCTGTGATGGAACAGGCCGATGTGATCAATGCATATGTCGATGCGAATAAGCCTTGGGAATTGGCGAAAAAAGAAGGTAGCGAAGCGAAATTGCAAGAAGTCTGCAGCCGCTTATTGGAAGCTTTCCGCATTTTGACCATTTACTTGAAACCGGTACTTCCAAACCTGGCTCGTGGTGTTGAAGCGCAGTTGAATATCGCACCATTGCAATGGGCCGATGTGACCGTTGCGATGGCGGATCAGCATATTGTCAATCCTTACGTGCATTTGATGCAGCGTGTTGAGCCGAGTATTTTTGACCAATTGTTTGATGCCCCTGCTGCACCAGCTGCACCGGCAACAACTACAGCAACGCCGGCAGCAGACGCGACACAAGCCGCTAGCGATGCAGCAGCCATTGAAGCGATCGCACCCGAAATCAAGATCGATGACTTTGCCAAAATCGATTTGCGTATCGCCAAAATCGTCAACTGCGAACATGTCGAAGGCTCCGATAAACTCTTGCGCCTAACGCTCGACGTCGGAGAAGGCAAAACACGCAACGTCTTCTCAGGCATCAAATCCGCTTATCAACCAGAACAATTGGTCGGCAAATTGACCGTGATGGTCGCCAACTTGGCCCCACGTAAAATGAAGTTTGGCATGTCTGAGGGCATGGTATTAGCAGCGTCTGCCGCTGATGAAAAAGCCAACCCAGGTTTGTACATTCTCGAGCCATGGCCAGGTGCACAACCAGGTATGCGCGTCGGCTAA
- the apbC gene encoding iron-sulfur cluster carrier protein ApbC produces the protein MQDQNSMVEQVKSLLSSVLDPNTGKDFITTKSAKNIQLQNGKLSLDIELAYPAKSQFDLIRELVAKALHGVAGAEQVVVNVSSKIVAHTVQRGIKLMPNVKNIIAVASGKGGVGKSTTAANLALALAAEGASVGLLDADIYGPSQPMMMGIDARPESNDGKTMEPLENYGVQVSSIGFMIDPDSPMVWRGPMVTQALQQLLELTNWRDLDYLIVDMPPGTGDIQLTLSQRVPVTGAVIVTTPQDIALLDARKGLKMFEKVGIPILGIVENMSMHVCSNCGHAEAIFGTGGAEKMCRDFGVDFLGGLPLSMSIRQQADSGKPTVVADPNGQVAEIYKTIARKVAVHVADKAKDMSSKFPSITVQNT, from the coding sequence ATGCAAGATCAGAATTCCATGGTTGAACAAGTTAAAAGTCTGTTGAGCAGCGTGCTTGACCCAAATACAGGCAAGGATTTCATTACGACCAAATCGGCCAAAAATATCCAATTGCAAAACGGCAAATTGAGCCTTGATATTGAATTGGCCTATCCGGCGAAGTCGCAATTTGACCTCATCCGCGAACTCGTAGCGAAAGCTTTGCATGGTGTCGCCGGTGCTGAGCAAGTCGTCGTCAACGTCAGCAGTAAGATTGTGGCGCACACAGTGCAACGTGGCATTAAGTTGATGCCGAATGTGAAAAATATTATTGCGGTTGCTTCGGGCAAGGGTGGTGTCGGCAAGTCGACCACCGCCGCGAATTTGGCGCTGGCTTTAGCCGCTGAAGGCGCTAGTGTGGGTTTGCTTGATGCGGATATTTATGGACCGTCGCAACCGATGATGATGGGGATCGATGCGCGTCCCGAATCGAATGATGGAAAAACCATGGAGCCCTTAGAAAACTATGGGGTACAGGTGTCGTCAATTGGTTTCATGATCGATCCTGATTCGCCCATGGTGTGGCGCGGTCCGATGGTGACACAAGCCTTGCAGCAATTACTAGAACTCACCAATTGGCGCGACCTCGATTATTTGATCGTGGATATGCCGCCAGGCACCGGCGACATTCAATTGACGCTATCGCAGCGCGTCCCAGTGACAGGTGCTGTGATCGTTACGACACCGCAAGACATTGCATTACTCGACGCCCGCAAAGGTCTAAAGATGTTTGAGAAAGTTGGCATTCCGATTCTCGGCATTGTCGAAAATATGAGTATGCATGTGTGCTCGAACTGCGGTCATGCGGAAGCGATTTTTGGTACCGGCGGTGCCGAGAAAATGTGTCGTGACTTTGGTGTGGATTTCTTGGGCGGCCTGCCGCTCAGCATGAGTATTCGTCAGCAGGCGGATTCCGGTAAGCCGACCGTGGTGGCGGATCCAAATGGTCAGGTCGCCGAAATTTACAAAACCATTGCGCGTAAAGTTGCGGTCCATGTGGCGGATAAAGCCAAGGATATGAGCAGCAAGTTCCCCAGCATTACCGTGCAAAATACTTAA
- the ribD gene encoding bifunctional diaminohydroxyphosphoribosylaminopyrimidine deaminase/5-amino-6-(5-phosphoribosylamino)uracil reductase RibD, translating into MTTTTVNEEHQTGPGPTSQDVEMMSLALDLAAGASMETAPNPRVGCVLVKDGQIIGRGCTQKVGQAHAEVMALRDAASQGHAVQGATAYVTLEPCSHYGRTPPCANALIEAGVARVVAALEDPNPLVAGRGFAMLREAGIDVLSGVLAQRASELNIGFLHRMRTGKPWVRLKMAASMDGFTALPNRQSQWITDAAAREDGHHWRARADAILTGIGTVLADNPQMNIRYPEYTSRFQPRKIVVDSRLRIHGMPNRARLLESGRVLLVHAQTRDETLDVDCCECKVEQDCEIQYLHLPNPDGTHVDLSRLMQELGREQINEMHVEAGAQLSGALLAAGLVDELLLYLAPKFLGSGRTMFDLPGLQHVEQAQQWTMSDLRQVGNAVRVILRA; encoded by the coding sequence ATGACGACAACCACAGTAAATGAAGAACATCAAACAGGGCCAGGTCCAACATCGCAAGATGTGGAGATGATGTCTCTCGCCTTGGATTTAGCTGCGGGTGCGAGTATGGAAACGGCGCCCAATCCACGGGTGGGCTGTGTGTTGGTAAAGGATGGGCAGATCATCGGTCGTGGTTGTACCCAGAAAGTAGGGCAGGCGCATGCGGAAGTGATGGCCTTGCGCGATGCCGCTAGTCAAGGACATGCTGTGCAAGGTGCAACGGCTTATGTCACTCTCGAACCGTGTAGCCATTATGGTCGTACGCCGCCATGTGCGAATGCATTGATTGAAGCCGGTGTGGCGCGCGTGGTCGCGGCGTTGGAAGATCCGAATCCCTTGGTGGCAGGTCGTGGATTTGCGATGTTGCGTGAGGCGGGTATCGACGTATTGAGTGGTGTGCTGGCGCAACGGGCGAGCGAGTTGAATATTGGATTCTTGCACAGGATGCGCACTGGGAAACCGTGGGTTCGCCTCAAAATGGCGGCGAGTATGGATGGCTTTACGGCATTGCCGAATCGTCAGAGTCAATGGATTACGGATGCCGCGGCGCGTGAAGATGGCCATCATTGGCGCGCTCGTGCTGATGCGATTTTGACGGGCATAGGCACAGTATTGGCCGACAATCCGCAAATGAATATTCGTTACCCTGAATACACTTCGCGTTTTCAGCCGCGCAAGATCGTGGTTGATTCTCGACTTAGAATTCATGGCATGCCAAACAGAGCGCGTTTATTGGAAAGTGGGCGAGTCTTACTGGTTCACGCCCAAACTCGAGATGAAACTCTTGATGTGGATTGCTGTGAATGTAAGGTTGAGCAAGATTGCGAAATCCAGTATTTGCATTTACCAAATCCAGATGGAACTCACGTTGATTTGTCGCGCCTCATGCAAGAACTTGGGCGAGAGCAAATCAATGAAATGCATGTGGAAGCGGGAGCTCAGTTGAGCGGTGCATTACTTGCCGCTGGCTTAGTTGATGAATTGTTGTTGTACTTGGCGCCGAAATTTTTGGGAAGCGGTCGAACGATGTTTGACTTGCCTGGCTTGCAGCATGTTGAGCAGGCTCAGCAGTGGACGATGAGCGACTTGCGCCAAGTGGGGAATGCGGTGCGGGTGATCTTGCGGGCTTAG
- a CDS encoding RluA family pseudouridine synthase yields MSKISSPLPMRDGVSPSFVWVPEGKWTTVLNFLCQHFPDISEETWRARFTKQEVCDQTGQRLTAESSIERGMCLFYYREVAHETPIPFEEVILHQDEHLLVVDKPHFLPVTPGGQYLQETLLVRLKNRTGIEELTPLHRLDRETAGVILFSVNRTSRGAYQSLFQQQQIRKIYQAIAPKIENLSFPYLKRSRLVESSRFFVMEEVPGEANAETLIEVLEDRGEYALYRLSPKSGKKHQLRVHMANLGAPLVNDLFYPEIKPSGSDDYTKPLKLLAHSIAFRDPITEQERRFQSNLSL; encoded by the coding sequence ATGAGCAAAATCAGCAGCCCACTTCCTATGCGCGATGGCGTCAGTCCCAGCTTTGTTTGGGTGCCAGAAGGAAAATGGACAACTGTGCTCAATTTTCTGTGTCAACATTTTCCTGACATCAGCGAAGAAACCTGGCGAGCTCGTTTCACCAAGCAAGAGGTTTGCGACCAAACAGGCCAGCGCTTGACAGCGGAGAGTTCGATCGAGCGCGGTATGTGCTTGTTTTATTATCGTGAAGTGGCCCACGAGACGCCGATTCCATTTGAGGAAGTCATTTTGCATCAGGACGAGCATCTCCTCGTGGTCGACAAGCCTCATTTCCTTCCCGTCACACCAGGTGGGCAATATCTGCAAGAAACGCTCTTAGTCCGCTTAAAGAATAGGACTGGCATTGAAGAGCTAACGCCCCTACATCGATTGGACCGTGAGACTGCGGGCGTGATTTTATTTTCCGTCAATCGCACAAGTCGCGGAGCTTATCAAAGTCTATTTCAACAGCAACAAATTCGAAAAATCTATCAGGCAATTGCGCCGAAAATCGAAAACCTGAGCTTCCCTTATCTCAAACGTAGTCGACTAGTAGAAAGCTCACGTTTTTTTGTAATGGAAGAAGTTCCTGGAGAAGCCAATGCCGAAACATTGATCGAGGTACTCGAGGATCGTGGCGAATATGCGCTGTACCGCCTCTCACCGAAAAGTGGGAAGAAACATCAACTGCGTGTTCACATGGCAAATTTGGGCGCACCTTTAGTCAATGATTTGTTTTACCCAGAGATCAAGCCAAGCGGCAGTGATGACTATACGAAACCATTAAAGCTGTTAGCCCATTCAATCGCTTTTCGCGACCCGATCACTGAGCAGGAGCGCAGATTTCAATCCAACTTAAGCCTCTAA